The Macadamia integrifolia cultivar HAES 741 unplaced genomic scaffold, SCU_Mint_v3 scaffold1766, whole genome shotgun sequence genome has a segment encoding these proteins:
- the LOC122064799 gene encoding uncharacterized protein LOC122064799: MKRQKDKFWQHAEPLDSSHFKCKFCEKQIYRGVTRLKYHLAKVSGHDVAPCEKVSDDVQAEALLAINSESSSKKRKSCTSGENAFIKFVKCTARYGPSVPIPSYGTLRGRIIPEARKDLEKYAEEVKFSWKQTGCTIMSDSWTDLKKRLFLTEIQSVGQNLAVQIISDNASNYSSALDMLIGKYRWLFKTRCAAHGINLMLKDIYEKVFWVEEIFDEAKRIIDYLYKSIIVLQLLRSFTNKDIKYPCKTRFTSNFLMLQSIVEVEEKLRLLVTSAEWRSLRNSRSVEVHRVVYTILRESFWNDSKEILRFMESTIRVLRLVDGDGATSRYLYEAMERAREVLEKLYEVDHWYNQNLDIFAKRRDENIFGTIHYTVAVFNPTYFWSERFKKIPQLKEAIDFTGEILVP; encoded by the exons atgaagagacaaaaaGATAAGTTTTGGCAACATGCTGAGCCACTTGATAGTTcacatttcaaatgcaaattttgtgaaaaacaaATTTATAGAGGGGTCACTCGCCTCAAGTATCATTTAGCTAAAGTTAGTGGTCATGATGTTGCACCTTGTGAGAAAGTATCTGATGATGTCCAAGCAGAAGCTCTTCTTGCTATTAATTCTGAATCAAGTAGTAAAAAGCGTAAGAGTTGTACCAGTGGTGAGA ATGCTTTCATTAAGTTTGTGAAGTGCACAGCCCGTTATGGTCCTAGTGTTCCTATTCCAAGTTATGGAACCCTTCGTGGAAGAATAATCCCTGAAGCAAGAAAGGACCTTGAAAAATATGCtgaagaagtaaaattttcttggaAACAAACTGGTTGCACAATTATGTCTGATTCATGGACtgacttgaagaagcgtctttTCTTAAC agagattcaaagtgttGGCCAAAATTTAGCGGTTCAGATAATTTCAGACAATGCATCCAATTATTCCAGTGCACTTGATATGCTCATTGGAAAGTATCGTTGGTTGTTTAAGACTCGATGTGCAGCCCATGGTATCAATCTAATGTTGAAGGACATCTATGAAAAGGTTTTTTGGGTTGAAGAAATTTTTGATGAGGCAAAAAGAATTATTGACTACTTGTACAAGTCAATAATTGTCTTACAATTGTTGAGGAGTTTCACAAACAAGGATATAAAATATCCTTGCAAAACTAGATTTACTTCAAACTTTTTAATGCTTCAGTCAATTgttgaagtggaagagaagcTTAGACTCCTAGTTACATCAGCTGAGTGGAGGAGTCTAAGAAATTCTAGATCTGTTGAAGTACATAGAGTAGTGTACACTATTCTAAGGGAGTCATTTTGGaatgattcaaaagagattttaAGATTTATGGAATCAACCATTCGAGTTCTTCGTTtggttgatggtgatggggctACATCGAGATATTTGTATGAAGCAATGGAAAGAGCCAGAGAGGTATTGGAAAAGCTTTATGAGGTTGACCATTGGTATAACCAAAATTTGGATATCTTTGCTAAGAGAAGGGATGAAAACATTTTTGGTACTATTCACTATACAGTTGCTGTTTTCAACCCTACTTATTTTTGGAGTGAAAGATTCAAAAAGATTCCTCAATTGAAAGAAGCAATAGATTTCACTGGTGAGATATTGGTTCCAtaa